A single Larimichthys crocea isolate SSNF chromosome VIII, L_crocea_2.0, whole genome shotgun sequence DNA region contains:
- the LOC113746278 gene encoding calcium and integrin-binding family member 2-like isoform X1, which produces MGNKQTTFTDEQLEAYQDCTFFTRKEVLRLHGRYRELAPHLVPLDYTNNPDIRVPLTLIVTMPELKVLCSVAGQENPFRDRIVETFSEDGQGNLTFNDFVDMFSALCETSPRELKTIYAFKIYDFNRDNFICKEDLQRTLNKLTKGELTPEEVTLVCDKAIEEADLDGDTKLSFADFENMISKAPDFLSNFHVRI; this is translated from the exons ATGGGCAACAAGCAGACCACCTTCACTGACGAGCAGCTCGAGGCCTATCAG gACTGCACCTTCTTCACGAGGAAAGAAGTCCTGCG GTTACACGGCAGGTATCGTGAGCTGGCTCCACATTTAGTGCCGCTGGACTACACCAACAACCCCGACATCAGAGTTCCTCTGACGCTCATCGTCACCATGCCGGAACTCAAG GTTCTGTGTTCTGTGGCTGGACAGGAGAACCCGTTCAGAGACAGAATCGTAGAGACGTTCTCGGAGGACGGACAGGGGAACCTCACCTTCAACGATTTTGTGGACATGTTCTCGGCACTCTGTGAAACTTCACCCAGAGAACTGAAGACCATCTACGCCTTCAAGATCTACG ACTTTAACAGGGATAACTTCATCTGTAAGGAGGACCTGCAGAGGACCCTAAACAAACTGACCAAAGGAGAGCTGACTCCAGAGGAGGTCACGTTGGTGTGTGATAAAGCCATCGAGGAGGCCGACCTCGACGGAGACACCAAGCTCTCCTTCGCCGACTTTGAGAACATGATCTCCAAGGCTCCCGACTTTCTGAG taACTTCCATGTACGAATATGA
- the LOC113746278 gene encoding calcium and integrin-binding family member 2-like isoform X3 yields MGNKQTTFTDEQLEAYQDCTFFTRKEVLRLHGRYRELAPHLVPLDYTNNPDIRVPLTLIVTMPELKENPFRDRIVETFSEDGQGNLTFNDFVDMFSALCETSPRELKTIYAFKIYDFNRDNFICKEDLQRTLNKLTKGELTPEEVTLVCDKAIEEADLDGDTKLSFADFENMISKAPDFLSNFHVRI; encoded by the exons ATGGGCAACAAGCAGACCACCTTCACTGACGAGCAGCTCGAGGCCTATCAG gACTGCACCTTCTTCACGAGGAAAGAAGTCCTGCG GTTACACGGCAGGTATCGTGAGCTGGCTCCACATTTAGTGCCGCTGGACTACACCAACAACCCCGACATCAGAGTTCCTCTGACGCTCATCGTCACCATGCCGGAACTCAAG GAGAACCCGTTCAGAGACAGAATCGTAGAGACGTTCTCGGAGGACGGACAGGGGAACCTCACCTTCAACGATTTTGTGGACATGTTCTCGGCACTCTGTGAAACTTCACCCAGAGAACTGAAGACCATCTACGCCTTCAAGATCTACG ACTTTAACAGGGATAACTTCATCTGTAAGGAGGACCTGCAGAGGACCCTAAACAAACTGACCAAAGGAGAGCTGACTCCAGAGGAGGTCACGTTGGTGTGTGATAAAGCCATCGAGGAGGCCGACCTCGACGGAGACACCAAGCTCTCCTTCGCCGACTTTGAGAACATGATCTCCAAGGCTCCCGACTTTCTGAG taACTTCCATGTACGAATATGA
- the LOC113746278 gene encoding calcium and integrin-binding family member 2-like isoform X4 yields MMDCTFFTRKEVLRLHGRYRELAPHLVPLDYTNNPDIRVPLTLIVTMPELKVLCSVAGQENPFRDRIVETFSEDGQGNLTFNDFVDMFSALCETSPRELKTIYAFKIYDFNRDNFICKEDLQRTLNKLTKGELTPEEVTLVCDKAIEEADLDGDTKLSFADFENMISKAPDFLSNFHVRI; encoded by the exons atgatg gACTGCACCTTCTTCACGAGGAAAGAAGTCCTGCG GTTACACGGCAGGTATCGTGAGCTGGCTCCACATTTAGTGCCGCTGGACTACACCAACAACCCCGACATCAGAGTTCCTCTGACGCTCATCGTCACCATGCCGGAACTCAAG GTTCTGTGTTCTGTGGCTGGACAGGAGAACCCGTTCAGAGACAGAATCGTAGAGACGTTCTCGGAGGACGGACAGGGGAACCTCACCTTCAACGATTTTGTGGACATGTTCTCGGCACTCTGTGAAACTTCACCCAGAGAACTGAAGACCATCTACGCCTTCAAGATCTACG ACTTTAACAGGGATAACTTCATCTGTAAGGAGGACCTGCAGAGGACCCTAAACAAACTGACCAAAGGAGAGCTGACTCCAGAGGAGGTCACGTTGGTGTGTGATAAAGCCATCGAGGAGGCCGACCTCGACGGAGACACCAAGCTCTCCTTCGCCGACTTTGAGAACATGATCTCCAAGGCTCCCGACTTTCTGAG taACTTCCATGTACGAATATGA
- the LOC113746278 gene encoding calcium and integrin-binding family member 2-like isoform X2, translating to MMMMMMKVMMMMVMKVMKTLPLFQDCTFFTRKEVLRLHGRYRELAPHLVPLDYTNNPDIRVPLTLIVTMPELKENPFRDRIVETFSEDGQGNLTFNDFVDMFSALCETSPRELKTIYAFKIYDFNRDNFICKEDLQRTLNKLTKGELTPEEVTLVCDKAIEEADLDGDTKLSFADFENMISKAPDFLSNFHVRI from the exons atgatgatgatgatgatgaag gtgatgatgatgatggtgatgaaggtgatgaagactcttcctctctttcaggACTGCACCTTCTTCACGAGGAAAGAAGTCCTGCG GTTACACGGCAGGTATCGTGAGCTGGCTCCACATTTAGTGCCGCTGGACTACACCAACAACCCCGACATCAGAGTTCCTCTGACGCTCATCGTCACCATGCCGGAACTCAAG GAGAACCCGTTCAGAGACAGAATCGTAGAGACGTTCTCGGAGGACGGACAGGGGAACCTCACCTTCAACGATTTTGTGGACATGTTCTCGGCACTCTGTGAAACTTCACCCAGAGAACTGAAGACCATCTACGCCTTCAAGATCTACG ACTTTAACAGGGATAACTTCATCTGTAAGGAGGACCTGCAGAGGACCCTAAACAAACTGACCAAAGGAGAGCTGACTCCAGAGGAGGTCACGTTGGTGTGTGATAAAGCCATCGAGGAGGCCGACCTCGACGGAGACACCAAGCTCTCCTTCGCCGACTTTGAGAACATGATCTCCAAGGCTCCCGACTTTCTGAG taACTTCCATGTACGAATATGA